A window of the Cellvibrio sp. pealriver genome harbors these coding sequences:
- the rplD gene encoding 50S ribosomal protein L4, protein MELKIVSPGGAQGTVSVSEVAFGREFNQDLVHQTVVAYMAGARQGTKAQKTRAEVSGGGKKPWRQKGTGRARAGTIRSPIWRGGGATFAAKPRNFEQKLNKKMYRAALQCILSELNRQERLIVVESFDVDAPKTKSLVQKLAQFNLTDALIITEEMSENLFLASRNLYKVGVIDVQGVDPVSLIGFDKVVVTVPALKKFEEILG, encoded by the coding sequence ATGGAATTAAAAATTGTTAGTCCCGGTGGTGCCCAGGGTACAGTTTCTGTATCTGAAGTTGCCTTCGGTAGAGAGTTTAATCAAGACCTGGTTCACCAAACCGTTGTTGCCTATATGGCTGGTGCTCGTCAGGGTACTAAGGCGCAAAAGACTCGCGCTGAAGTGTCTGGTGGTGGCAAAAAGCCTTGGCGTCAAAAGGGTACAGGTCGCGCACGTGCTGGTACTATCCGCAGTCCAATCTGGCGTGGCGGTGGTGCAACATTTGCTGCTAAGCCACGTAACTTCGAACAAAAGCTTAACAAGAAAATGTATCGCGCTGCATTGCAGTGCATCCTGTCTGAATTGAATCGTCAGGAGCGTTTGATTGTGGTTGAGAGTTTCGATGTTGATGCTCCAAAAACTAAATCATTAGTTCAAAAGCTGGCTCAGTTTAATTTAACTGATGCTTTGATCATTACTGAGGAAATGAGTGAAAATTTATTTCTTGCATCGCGTAACCTTTATAAGGTTGGTGTGATTGATGTTCAGGGTGTTGACCCTGTAAGTCTGATCGGTTTTGACAAAGTTGTAGTTACAGTTCCTGCTCTGAAAAAATTTGAGGAGATCCTGGGATGA
- the rplC gene encoding 50S ribosomal protein L3, with the protein MTIGIVGRKSGMTRVFTDDGVSIPVSVIEVEPNRVTQVKSVEADGYSAVQVTVGSRRSSRVTKSEAGHFAKANVEAGRGVWELRNEAQEAFEVGATITVEAFSAGQIIDVTGTSKGKGFAGGIKRWNFGMQDATHGNSRSHRVLGSIGQCQSPGRVFKGKKMAGHLGAERVTVQNLEIVRVDAERNLLLVKGAIPGAPGGDVIVRPAVKARTNA; encoded by the coding sequence ATGACGATTGGTATTGTCGGCCGCAAAAGCGGTATGACTCGTGTATTTACCGATGATGGTGTTTCCATCCCTGTTTCAGTGATTGAGGTAGAGCCTAATCGCGTGACTCAGGTTAAAAGCGTAGAGGCTGATGGTTATTCTGCTGTGCAGGTTACTGTTGGTTCTCGTCGTTCCTCCCGTGTTACCAAATCCGAAGCTGGCCACTTTGCTAAAGCGAATGTTGAAGCAGGTCGTGGTGTTTGGGAGTTGCGTAACGAAGCTCAAGAAGCTTTCGAAGTTGGTGCAACAATTACTGTTGAGGCTTTCTCTGCAGGTCAAATAATTGATGTTACTGGCACATCTAAAGGTAAAGGTTTTGCTGGCGGTATTAAGCGCTGGAATTTCGGTATGCAGGATGCGACTCACGGTAACTCCCGTTCGCACCGTGTACTGGGTTCTATAGGCCAGTGTCAATCTCCAGGTCGCGTATTCAAAGGTAAGAAAATGGCCGGTCATTTGGGTGCTGAGCGCGTAACCGTTCAAAACCTTGAGATCGTTCGTGTCGATGCTGAGCGCAATCTGCTTCTTGTTAAGGGTGCAATTCCTGGTGCTCCAGGTGGCGATGTTATTGTGCGTCCCGCTGTTAAAGCGCGCACTAACGCTTAA
- the rpsJ gene encoding 30S ribosomal protein S10, translating into MQNQRIRIRLKAFDHKLIDASTQEIVETAKRTGAQVRGPIPLPTRKERFTVLISPHVNKDARDQYEIRTHKRLLDIVEPTEKTVDALMKLDLAAGVEVQISLG; encoded by the coding sequence ATGCAGAATCAACGCATTAGAATTCGCCTGAAGGCTTTTGATCACAAGCTAATTGACGCCTCTACCCAAGAGATCGTTGAAACAGCAAAGCGTACAGGTGCTCAAGTGCGCGGTCCGATTCCGCTGCCGACTCGTAAAGAGCGCTTCACTGTATTGATTTCTCCGCACGTAAATAAAGATGCGCGTGATCAATACGAGATTCGTACACACAAGCGTTTGCTGGATATTGTTGAGCCTACTGAAAAAACTGTTGATGCACTTATGAAGCTTGATTTGGCTGCTGGTGTTGAAGTTCAAATTAGTCTCGGCTAA
- the tuf gene encoding elongation factor Tu: MAKEKFERNKPHVNVGTIGHVDHGKTTLTAALTKVCAESWGGEAVAFDGIDKAPEEKARGITINTSHVEYDSPIRHYAHVDCPGHADYVKNMITGAAQMDGAILVCGATDGPMPQTREHILLSRQVGVPYIVVFLNKADLLAEDCGGVGTDEYNEMLELVEMELRELLSTYDFPGDDTPIIAGSALMALNGQDDNELGTSAVRKLVESLDAYIPEPVRAIDQPFLMPVEDVFSISGRGTVVTGRVERGIVKVGEEIAIVGLKDTVKTTCTGVEMFRKLLDEGRAGENVGVLLRGTKRDEVERGQVLCKPNSVTPHTKFESEVYVLSKEEGGRHTPFFKGYRPQFYFRTTDVTGAVELPEGVEMVMPGDNIKMVVTLIHPIAMEDGLRFAIREGGRTVGAGVVAKIIQ, from the coding sequence GTGGCTAAAGAAAAGTTTGAACGTAACAAGCCCCACGTCAACGTGGGCACCATTGGTCACGTTGACCACGGTAAAACCACTCTGACTGCAGCCTTGACCAAGGTGTGTGCAGAAAGCTGGGGCGGTGAAGCGGTTGCCTTTGATGGCATCGATAAGGCACCGGAAGAAAAGGCGCGTGGTATTACTATTAATACCTCTCACGTTGAATATGATTCACCCATTCGCCACTATGCGCACGTAGACTGTCCAGGTCACGCCGATTATGTGAAAAACATGATTACCGGTGCTGCTCAGATGGATGGCGCGATTCTGGTGTGTGGTGCGACCGATGGTCCAATGCCGCAAACCCGTGAGCACATCCTGCTGTCTCGTCAGGTTGGTGTACCTTACATCGTAGTATTCCTGAACAAAGCTGACCTGCTGGCGGAAGACTGCGGCGGCGTAGGTACCGATGAATACAACGAAATGCTGGAGTTGGTGGAGATGGAGTTGCGTGAGCTTCTGTCTACCTATGACTTCCCAGGTGATGATACTCCAATCATTGCTGGCTCTGCGTTGATGGCTCTTAACGGTCAAGACGATAACGAACTGGGCACTTCTGCTGTTCGTAAATTGGTTGAGTCTCTGGATGCATACATCCCAGAGCCTGTGCGTGCAATTGATCAGCCATTCCTGATGCCGGTAGAAGATGTGTTCTCTATCTCTGGTCGCGGTACTGTGGTAACTGGTCGTGTAGAGCGCGGTATTGTTAAGGTTGGTGAGGAAATCGCCATCGTTGGTCTGAAAGACACCGTTAAAACTACCTGTACTGGTGTTGAGATGTTCCGCAAGTTGCTCGACGAAGGTCGTGCTGGTGAGAACGTTGGTGTTCTGTTGCGCGGTACCAAGCGTGATGAAGTTGAGCGTGGCCAAGTATTGTGTAAGCCAAACTCTGTAACGCCGCACACCAAGTTTGAATCTGAAGTGTATGTTCTGTCCAAAGAAGAAGGTGGTCGTCATACTCCGTTCTTCAAAGGTTATCGTCCACAGTTCTACTTCCGTACTACTGATGTAACGGGTGCGGTAGAGTTGCCGGAAGGCGTTGAAATGGTTATGCCGGGCGACAACATTAAGATGGTTGTTACCCTGATTCACCCAATCGCGATGGAAGACGGTCTGCGTTTTGCTATCCGTGAAGGTGGTCGTACTGTTGGTGCTGGTGTTGTTGCCAAAATCATTCAGTAA
- the fusA gene encoding elongation factor G encodes MARKTPIARYRNIGICAHVDAGKTTTTERVLFYTGLSHKLGEVHDGAATTDWMVQEQERGITITSAAITTFWKGMAGQFEEHRVNVIDTPGHVDFTIEVERSLRVLDGAVVVLCGSSGVQPQTETVWRQANKYEVPRIVFVNKMDRTGANYLRVVEQLKARLGANPVPLQMTIGAEDEFKGVVDLVKMQAILWNEADQGMTFEYETIPAGMLAQCESMREQLVEAAAESSDELMEKYLGGEELTEAEIKAGIRARTLAGEIVPVIGGSAFKNKGVQAMLDAVIEYLPSPTEVKAIEGVLEDGATVAERHANDDDPFSALAFKIATDPFVGSLTFIRVYSGMLSSGDAVYNSVKGRRERVGRMVQMHANQRSEIKEVLAGDIAAVIGLKDVTTGDTLCDQNNIIVLERMDFPEPVIHVAVEPKTKADQEKMGVALSKLAQEDPSFRVKTDEETGQTIIGGMGELHLDIIVDRMRREFGVDANIGKPQVAYREAIRNKCEIEGKFVRQSGGRGQYGHCWIRFEPGADENAEGLEFVNEIVGGVVPKEYVPAIQKGIAEQMQNGVLAGYPLLGLKATVFDGSYHDVDSSEMAFKIAASMATKKLAQQGGAVLLEPIMKVEVVTPEENMGDVVGDLNRRRGMILGMDESVSGKVVNAEVPLAEMFGYATSLRSATQGRATYTMEFLKYQEASRNVAEEIIAKGKMIRDYE; translated from the coding sequence GTGGCACGTAAAACTCCCATAGCACGCTACCGCAACATTGGTATTTGTGCGCATGTGGATGCTGGTAAAACCACCACCACTGAGCGCGTTCTTTTTTATACCGGTTTGTCGCATAAGCTCGGCGAAGTGCATGATGGCGCTGCCACCACAGATTGGATGGTGCAGGAGCAGGAGCGTGGTATAACTATTACCTCTGCTGCCATCACTACTTTCTGGAAAGGTATGGCCGGCCAGTTCGAAGAGCATCGCGTCAACGTTATTGATACTCCCGGGCACGTAGATTTTACTATTGAGGTGGAGCGCTCTTTGCGCGTACTCGATGGAGCTGTTGTGGTGCTTTGTGGCTCCTCCGGTGTTCAGCCTCAAACTGAAACTGTATGGCGGCAAGCTAACAAATATGAAGTGCCGCGAATTGTGTTTGTTAATAAAATGGATCGCACGGGGGCTAATTACCTGCGTGTTGTTGAGCAGCTTAAGGCTCGTTTGGGGGCAAATCCTGTTCCTTTGCAAATGACGATTGGCGCCGAGGATGAATTCAAGGGGGTTGTCGATCTTGTGAAGATGCAGGCTATCCTCTGGAATGAGGCTGATCAGGGGATGACTTTCGAATATGAGACTATACCTGCTGGTATGTTGGCTCAGTGCGAAAGTATGCGTGAACAACTGGTTGAAGCTGCTGCAGAGTCTTCTGATGAACTGATGGAAAAGTACCTTGGTGGTGAGGAGTTAACTGAGGCAGAAATCAAGGCTGGTATCCGTGCTCGCACGTTGGCGGGCGAAATTGTTCCGGTTATCGGAGGGTCTGCTTTTAAAAACAAGGGTGTCCAGGCCATGCTGGATGCTGTAATTGAATATCTTCCGTCGCCTACTGAAGTAAAGGCGATTGAAGGGGTTCTTGAGGATGGGGCGACTGTTGCTGAGCGTCATGCCAACGACGACGATCCTTTTTCTGCGTTGGCATTTAAGATTGCGACCGATCCCTTTGTTGGAAGTTTGACTTTTATTCGTGTGTACTCGGGCATGCTGAGCTCCGGGGATGCTGTCTACAACTCTGTCAAGGGGCGTAGGGAGCGTGTTGGGCGTATGGTGCAGATGCACGCTAATCAGCGCTCTGAAATTAAAGAGGTTTTGGCTGGTGATATTGCTGCTGTTATTGGCCTGAAAGATGTCACTACAGGGGATACTCTGTGTGATCAGAATAATATTATTGTTCTTGAACGTATGGATTTTCCTGAGCCGGTAATTCATGTGGCGGTTGAGCCAAAAACTAAGGCTGACCAAGAGAAGATGGGGGTTGCTCTGAGTAAATTGGCTCAGGAGGATCCATCCTTTCGTGTTAAAACTGATGAAGAGACGGGTCAGACGATCATTGGTGGCATGGGTGAATTGCACCTGGACATTATTGTTGATCGTATGCGTCGAGAGTTTGGTGTTGATGCAAATATCGGTAAGCCGCAAGTTGCTTATCGTGAAGCTATTCGCAACAAGTGTGAGATTGAGGGCAAGTTTGTTCGTCAATCTGGTGGCCGTGGTCAGTATGGTCACTGTTGGATTCGTTTCGAGCCAGGTGCGGATGAAAATGCTGAAGGCCTTGAGTTTGTAAACGAAATCGTTGGTGGTGTTGTCCCCAAAGAATATGTACCTGCTATCCAGAAGGGTATTGCTGAACAAATGCAAAATGGCGTTTTGGCTGGCTACCCTCTGCTTGGTCTGAAGGCGACTGTCTTTGATGGTTCTTACCACGACGTTGACTCGTCAGAAATGGCGTTTAAAATCGCGGCGTCTATGGCGACCAAGAAGCTGGCCCAGCAGGGTGGTGCGGTTCTGCTTGAGCCCATCATGAAAGTAGAAGTGGTTACCCCGGAAGAAAACATGGGTGATGTCGTTGGTGATTTAAATCGTCGCCGTGGCATGATCCTCGGTATGGATGAAAGCGTGAGCGGCAAGGTCGTGAATGCTGAAGTCCCGCTGGCGGAAATGTTTGGTTATGCGACCTCGTTGCGCTCAGCAACCCAAGGGCGTGCAACCTACACCATGGAATTCCTGAAGTATCAGGAGGCCTCACGCAATGTCGCTGAAGAGATTATTGCAAAGGGCAAAATGATCCGAGATTACGAATAG
- the rpsG gene encoding 30S ribosomal protein S7 translates to MPRRRVVAKRETLPDPKFGNVTLAKFMNHVMISGKKSVAERIIYGAMDIVKTKLNRDPLEVFSEALENIAPLVEVKSRRVGGATYQVPVEVRASRRTALAMRWLVDYSRKRGEKSMPARLAGELMDAAQGKGAAVKKREDVHRMAEANKAFSHFRF, encoded by the coding sequence ATGCCAAGAAGACGTGTCGTCGCCAAGCGCGAAACGCTGCCGGATCCAAAATTCGGTAACGTGACTCTGGCGAAATTCATGAACCACGTGATGATCAGTGGTAAAAAATCTGTAGCGGAACGCATTATTTATGGCGCTATGGATATTGTTAAAACCAAATTGAATCGCGACCCTTTAGAGGTTTTCTCTGAGGCTCTCGAAAACATCGCTCCATTGGTTGAGGTTAAGTCTCGCCGTGTGGGTGGTGCTACTTATCAAGTGCCGGTTGAGGTTCGTGCGTCACGTCGCACAGCTTTGGCAATGCGTTGGTTGGTGGATTACTCGCGCAAGCGCGGTGAAAAGTCCATGCCGGCTCGTTTGGCAGGTGAGTTGATGGATGCTGCTCAAGGTAAAGGCGCAGCGGTGAAAAAGCGTGAAGACGTGCACCGTATGGCTGAAGCGAACAAGGCGTTCTCTCATTTCCGCTTCTAA
- the rpsL gene encoding 30S ribosomal protein S12, giving the protein MPTINQLIRKPRKPIVDKSDVPALQGNPQRRGVCTRVYTTTPKKPNSALRKVCRVRLTNGFEVTSYIGGEGHNLQEHSVVLIRGGRVKDLPGVRYHTVRGSLDTSGVAKRRQGRSKYGAKRPK; this is encoded by the coding sequence ATGCCAACGATCAATCAATTGATTCGTAAGCCAAGAAAACCCATCGTAGACAAGAGTGACGTTCCAGCTCTGCAAGGTAACCCGCAAAGACGCGGTGTTTGCACTCGCGTGTATACGACTACCCCTAAAAAGCCAAACTCAGCATTGCGTAAAGTGTGCCGCGTTCGTTTGACCAATGGCTTTGAAGTGACCTCGTATATAGGCGGTGAAGGCCATAACCTGCAAGAGCACAGTGTGGTGCTGATTCGTGGCGGTCGTGTTAAAGACTTGCCAGGTGTGCGTTACCACACTGTACGCGGTTCATTGGATACTTCCGGTGTTGCCAAGCGTAGACAGGGTCGCTCTAAGTACGGTGCGAAACGTCCTAAGTAA
- the rpoC gene encoding DNA-directed RNA polymerase subunit beta' translates to MKDLLNLLKSQGQVDEFDSIRISLASPEMIRSWSFGEVKKPETINYRTFKPEREGLFCAKIFGPVKDYECLCGKYKRMKHRGIICEKCGVEVTLAKVRRERMGHIELASPVAHIWFLKSLPSRIGLLLDMTLRDIERVLYFESYVVTEPGMTTLERGQLLSDEQYFEAMEEFGDEFEAQMGAEAIQTLMRAIDLESEIQRLREEIPNTTSETKIKKYSKRLKLLEAFFFSGNKPEWMVMEVLPVLPPDLRPLVPLDGGRFATSDLNDLYRRVINRNNRLKRLLDLNAPDIIVRNEKRMLQEAVDALLDNGRRGRAITGSNKRPLKSLADMIKGKQGRFRQNLLGKRVDYSGRSVIVVGPTLRLHQCGLPKKMALELFKPFIFSKLELRGLATTIKAAKKMVEREEAVVWDILDEVIREHPVLLNRAPTLHRLGIQAFEPVLIEGKAIQLHPLVCSAYNADFDGDQMAVHVPLTIEAQLEARALMMSTNNILSPASGEPIIVPSQDVVLGLYWMTRDRVNAKGENMVFADPAEVSRAYYSKQVDLQARIKVRLSETLIGEEGEKTTTVKLVSTTVGRVLLWEICPPGMPLEMINRPMVKKAISAAINYCYRVVGLKATVIFADRLMYMGYDFSTKSGSSIGVNDFTIPAAKAEIIARADAEVKEIETQYASGLVTQGEKYNKVIDIWSRANDLVAKSMMEGISKEAVINRDGVEELQPSFNSVFMYADSGARGSPAQIRQLAGMRGLMARPDGSIIETPIKANFREGLNVLQYFISTHGARKGLADTALKTANSGYLTRRLVDVAQDLVVTAIDCGTDEGLTMSPVIEGGDVIESLGDRILGRIIARDVIRPGTDEILVPAGTMIDEAWVERVEAMGIDEVLVRSPITCEARSGICSMCYGRDLARGHRVNVGEAVGVIAAQSIGEPGTQLTMRTFHIGGAASRASAADSVQVKQEGTVRLLNVKVVSNPAGNLVAVSRSGELAIADSSGRERERYKIPYGALITVKDGEAVKGGQIIAKWDPHTHPIVSEVAGTVAFSGMEDGLSIRRQTDELTGLSSIEILDPAERPSAGKDLRPAVTLVDAKGKELFLANTNVPAHYMLPAKAILSINNGDIINVGDIIARIPQEGSKTRDITGGLPRVADLFEARRPKEPSILAEISGTVSFGKETKGKRRLIITPTDGQVLDDGSTHYEVLIPKHRQLTVFEGEMVAKGEVVSDGPSNPHDILRLQGVEALSRYITNEIQDVYRLQGVKINDKHIETIVRQMLRKVEITTMGDSTFVKGEQVEYNQLLEENEKLRAEGRQPANYERQLLGITKASLATESFISAASFQETTRVLTEAAVTGKKDALRGLKENVVVGRLIPAGTGLAYHSDRKRRREEAANQDIGVSAEDVEAALTEALKSSIN, encoded by the coding sequence TTGAAAGACTTACTGAATTTGCTCAAGTCCCAGGGACAAGTCGATGAGTTCGACTCTATTCGTATTAGCTTGGCATCACCTGAAATGATTCGTTCATGGTCATTTGGCGAAGTAAAAAAGCCAGAGACTATTAACTACCGTACCTTCAAGCCAGAGCGTGAAGGTCTGTTCTGTGCCAAGATATTTGGCCCAGTAAAAGATTATGAATGCTTGTGCGGCAAGTACAAGCGCATGAAGCACCGCGGCATTATCTGTGAGAAGTGTGGCGTTGAAGTGACTCTGGCTAAAGTGCGTCGTGAGCGCATGGGTCACATTGAGCTGGCAAGCCCGGTTGCGCATATTTGGTTCCTGAAATCACTGCCGTCCCGTATCGGTTTGTTGCTGGATATGACGCTGCGTGATATCGAGCGTGTGCTGTATTTTGAAAGCTATGTAGTGACCGAACCTGGCATGACTACACTGGAGCGCGGTCAGTTGCTCTCTGATGAGCAATACTTCGAAGCAATGGAAGAGTTCGGTGACGAATTCGAAGCGCAAATGGGTGCTGAAGCAATTCAAACTTTAATGCGTGCTATCGATTTGGAATCGGAAATTCAACGCCTGCGCGAAGAAATTCCAAATACCACCAGTGAAACCAAAATCAAGAAATACTCCAAGCGTCTGAAACTACTGGAAGCGTTCTTTTTCTCTGGCAACAAGCCTGAGTGGATGGTGATGGAAGTGCTGCCGGTGTTGCCGCCAGATTTGCGTCCATTGGTTCCATTGGATGGCGGTCGTTTCGCGACTTCCGACCTGAATGACTTGTATCGTCGCGTTATTAACCGTAACAACCGCTTGAAGCGTTTGTTGGATCTGAATGCGCCAGACATTATCGTGCGCAACGAAAAGCGTATGCTGCAAGAAGCGGTAGATGCCTTGTTGGATAACGGTCGTCGCGGTCGTGCGATCACCGGTTCAAACAAGCGTCCGCTGAAGTCTTTGGCTGACATGATCAAAGGTAAGCAAGGTCGTTTCCGTCAGAACCTGCTCGGTAAGCGCGTGGATTACTCCGGTCGTTCGGTGATCGTGGTAGGTCCAACCCTGCGTTTGCACCAGTGCGGTCTGCCGAAGAAAATGGCTCTGGAATTGTTCAAGCCATTTATTTTCAGCAAGCTCGAATTGCGTGGTCTAGCAACAACGATTAAAGCCGCCAAGAAAATGGTTGAGCGCGAAGAAGCTGTCGTGTGGGATATCCTCGACGAAGTAATCCGCGAGCATCCGGTGCTTCTGAACCGTGCACCAACACTTCACCGTCTTGGTATCCAGGCGTTTGAGCCAGTATTGATTGAAGGTAAAGCAATCCAACTGCACCCGCTCGTCTGTTCTGCATATAACGCAGACTTCGACGGCGATCAGATGGCAGTTCACGTTCCGCTGACGATTGAGGCTCAGTTGGAAGCCCGTGCATTGATGATGTCTACCAATAACATCCTTTCGCCAGCGTCAGGTGAGCCAATTATCGTTCCGTCGCAAGACGTGGTATTGGGCTTGTACTGGATGACCCGTGACCGTGTAAACGCCAAAGGCGAAAACATGGTATTTGCTGATCCGGCAGAGGTGTCGCGCGCTTATTACTCCAAACAAGTTGACCTGCAAGCGCGCATCAAAGTGCGTTTGAGTGAAACTTTGATTGGCGAAGAAGGTGAGAAAACCACTACCGTGAAGCTGGTCAGCACTACTGTTGGTCGTGTATTGCTGTGGGAAATTTGCCCACCTGGCATGCCGCTGGAAATGATCAACCGCCCAATGGTCAAGAAGGCGATTTCTGCCGCAATCAACTACTGCTACCGCGTAGTTGGTTTGAAAGCGACAGTTATTTTTGCTGACCGTTTGATGTATATGGGGTATGACTTCTCTACCAAGTCGGGCTCATCTATTGGTGTTAACGACTTCACTATCCCTGCTGCAAAGGCGGAAATCATTGCGCGTGCAGATGCGGAAGTAAAAGAAATCGAAACTCAATATGCATCTGGCCTTGTGACTCAAGGCGAGAAATACAACAAGGTTATCGATATTTGGTCGCGTGCTAACGATTTGGTTGCCAAATCGATGATGGAAGGTATTTCCAAAGAAGCCGTTATCAATCGCGATGGCGTTGAAGAATTGCAGCCATCATTCAACTCCGTATTTATGTATGCCGACTCGGGTGCGCGTGGTTCGCCCGCTCAGATCCGTCAGTTAGCCGGTATGCGTGGTTTGATGGCGCGTCCGGATGGCTCGATCATCGAGACCCCAATTAAAGCGAATTTCCGTGAAGGTCTGAACGTTCTTCAGTACTTCATCTCGACCCACGGTGCGCGTAAAGGTTTGGCGGATACCGCTTTGAAGACTGCGAACTCCGGTTACTTGACCCGTCGTTTGGTTGACGTTGCGCAAGATCTGGTAGTGACTGCTATCGACTGTGGTACCGATGAAGGCTTAACGATGTCACCGGTAATCGAAGGCGGTGACGTAATCGAATCTCTGGGGGATCGTATCCTCGGTCGTATTATTGCGCGCGACGTTATCCGTCCTGGCACTGATGAAATCCTGGTTCCTGCTGGCACCATGATCGATGAAGCTTGGGTTGAACGTGTTGAAGCAATGGGTATCGACGAAGTATTGGTTCGCTCGCCTATTACCTGTGAAGCCCGCAGCGGTATCTGCTCCATGTGTTACGGCCGTGACCTGGCTCGTGGTCATCGCGTTAACGTGGGCGAAGCGGTTGGTGTGATCGCTGCCCAGTCAATCGGTGAACCTGGTACCCAGTTGACCATGCGTACCTTCCACATCGGTGGTGCGGCATCGCGAGCGTCTGCAGCAGATAGCGTGCAAGTTAAACAAGAAGGTACTGTGCGTCTGTTGAACGTGAAGGTTGTTAGCAACCCGGCGGGCAATCTGGTTGCGGTATCCCGTTCAGGTGAATTGGCGATTGCTGATAGCAGTGGCCGTGAGCGTGAGCGTTACAAAATTCCTTACGGTGCATTGATCACTGTTAAAGATGGCGAAGCAGTAAAAGGCGGCCAAATCATTGCCAAATGGGACCCGCATACTCACCCTATCGTATCGGAAGTGGCAGGTACTGTTGCATTTTCGGGTATGGAAGACGGCCTCTCTATCCGTCGTCAAACCGACGAGCTGACTGGCTTGAGCTCTATCGAGATTCTCGATCCTGCCGAGCGCCCATCAGCAGGGAAAGATTTGCGTCCAGCGGTAACACTTGTAGATGCAAAAGGTAAGGAGCTGTTCTTGGCAAACACCAATGTGCCAGCGCACTACATGTTGCCAGCCAAAGCAATTTTGAGCATCAACAACGGCGACATCATTAACGTGGGCGACATTATTGCGCGTATCCCACAAGAAGGCTCCAAAACCCGTGACATCACCGGTGGTCTGCCGCGCGTTGCTGACTTGTTTGAAGCCCGTCGCCCGAAAGAGCCGTCAATCCTGGCGGAAATCAGCGGCACTGTGAGTTTCGGTAAAGAGACTAAAGGCAAGCGCCGTTTGATCATTACCCCAACTGATGGTCAGGTATTGGATGATGGTTCAACCCATTATGAAGTGCTGATTCCAAAACATCGCCAGCTAACGGTGTTCGAGGGTGAAATGGTTGCCAAAGGCGAGGTTGTGTCTGACGGTCCAAGCAATCCTCATGACATTTTGCGTTTGCAGGGTGTGGAGGCTTTGTCGCGTTACATCACCAACGAAATCCAGGATGTTTACCGCCTGCAAGGCGTAAAGATTAACGATAAGCATATTGAGACTATCGTTCGTCAAATGCTTCGCAAGGTGGAAATCACCACCATGGGCGACTCTACTTTCGTGAAAGGTGAGCAGGTTGAATACAACCAGTTGCTCGAAGAGAACGAAAAGTTGCGCGCAGAGGGTCGTCAGCCCGCCAACTATGAGCGTCAATTGCTGGGCATTACCAAAGCGTCTCTGGCAACTGAATCGTTTATTTCTGCGGCATCGTTCCAAGAGACTACCCGTGTACTGACCGAAGCAGCTGTAACCGGTAAGAAAGATGCGCTGCGTGGTTTGAAAGAAAACGTTGTTGTTGGTCGCTTGATTCCTGCTGGTACTGGTTTGGCATATCACTCAGACCGCAAGCGTCGCCGTGAAGAGGCAGCGAACCAGGATATTGGTGTAAGTGCTGAAGATGTTGAAGCGGCATTAACCGAAGCGTTGAAATCAAGCATTAACTAA